A single region of the Lotus japonicus ecotype B-129 chromosome 4, LjGifu_v1.2 genome encodes:
- the LOC130710148 gene encoding alpha-soluble NSF attachment protein 2-like has protein sequence MADQIVRGQELARKAENKLCCCCVFFASNNEDAAELFRKSANSFKLGKSWDKAGSVFIRAAECHMKTDSKYDAANAYVDAANCYKKTSKKGAISCLNQAVTIFAEIGRHIMAAKYCKEIGELYELNQDIEHAKSYFERAAELYEIEDANATTSVIQCKLKVAQFSAQLQQYQKAIKIYEDIAQQALNINLLKYGVRGHFLNSGLCQLCQGDIVAITNALERYQDLDPTFSRTREYKFLADLAASIEKEDVANFTRVVHEYHTTTPLESWRSALLSRIKDALKVKEMEEDDLT, from the exons ATGGCCGATCAAATCGTGAGGGGACAAGAACTTGCAAGAAAAGCGGAGAACAAGCTATGCTGTTGTTGCGTGTTCTTTGCTTCCAACAATGAAGACGCTGCTGAACTGTTCAGAAAATCTGCTAATTCCTTCAAACTCGGAAAATCTT GGGACAAGGCAGGGTCAGTTTTCATCAGAGCGGCTGAATGTCACATGAAG ACAGATAGCAAGTATGATGCTGCAAATGCTTATGTAGATGCTGCAAATTGCTACAAGAAAACATCCAAAAAAG GAGCTATTTCATGCTTAAATCAAGCAGTGACTATCTTCGCGGAGATTGGTAGGCACATCATGGCTGCAAAGTATTGCAAG GAAATTGGTGAGTTATATGAACTCAATCAAGACATAGAGCATGCTAAATCATATTTCGAGAGGGCTGCTGAACTTTATGAAATTGAGGATGCAAATGCAACAACCTCCGTGATCCAGTGCAAACTGAAAGTTGCACAATTTTCTGCTCAACTTCAACA ATATCAGAAGGCAATTAAGATTTATGAAGATATTGCCCAGCAAGCGTTAAACATTAACTTGCTGAAATACGGAGTTAGAGGGCATTTCCTTAATTCTGGCCTTTGCCAGCTTTGTCAAGGGGATATTGTTGCAATTACCAATGCCTTGGAACGCTATCAG GACTTAGATCCAACATTCTCCAGAACCCGTGAATACAAATTTTTGGCT GATTTGGCTGCTTCAATTGAAAAGGAAGATGTTGCAAATTTTACTAGAGTTGTGCACGAGTATCATACCACAACCCCATTG GAATCTTGGAGGTCGGCACTTTTATCCAGAATAAAGGATGCATTGAAAGTGAAAGAGATGGAAGAGGATGATCTTACATGA